The following coding sequences lie in one Dermacentor variabilis isolate Ectoservices unplaced genomic scaffold, ASM5094787v1 scaffold_18, whole genome shotgun sequence genomic window:
- the LOC142568390 gene encoding uncharacterized protein LOC142568390 produces MAENDLYPHSMVGFRPHLSAQDAMLQLTHDIFDPLIPGHTKAVLALDLSKAFDRVEHHAIMTALSPLNVGARTYTYIQAFLTDRTAQIHFGPLTSLSFTLRSVGTPQGSVLSPFLFNITLIPLARQLAIIPHLKHTLYADDITLWTTHGSDGGIEDTLQSAATLTQNYAASIGLSCSPEKSELLLIRPRNRCSPCSPITIELDGRPVPEVETLRVLGLHIQSDGKNTTTLKKLKQIAGAISHLIRRVSAHHRGMKERDLCRLIHAFVLSRVLYTTPYLHLSRHDTNALDALIRKAYKVALKLPINTPTDRLLGLGLHNTIGELVETHRQAQYIRLTRTSTGRHILDSLGIRIPANDPTQLATPRHIHRELLIKPLPRNMHPQHHEARRRARAKALHRYYGPEPDAVWVDAACMGEQAVAAVVDSSLSPLITLPLPPHTSPEAAEEAAIAIAITHTEARYIITDSKTAILNFARGRVHVPAFCILDSPVAPPPRHVELIWVPAHSGNPGNEAANLLARGSINRAQVASDPGFTKERMHSFSDLTQAYRAARQIYPPPHPSLDNRHATLWRRLQTHTLPSPVTLSHYHPSFPTPACALCPEPFASAIHILSLCPADPPPRGLEHLTSWEDWETVLRSEDSATQTIATSRAASVMDLRNINT; encoded by the coding sequence ATGGCGGAAAACGACCTTtaccctcacagcatggtgggcttccgcCCCCATTTATCCGCGCAGGATGCCATGCTACAACTTACGCACGACATTTTCGACCCCCTTATCCCGGGTCACACAAAGGCAGTCTTGGCTTTGGACCtctccaaagcctttgatcgcgtagaACACCATGCGATCATGACTGCTCTCTCGCCACTGAATGTGGGTGCACGTACGTACACCTACATTCAAGCATTCCTGACCGACCGCACAGCTCAGATACACTTTGGCCCACTCACCTCCCTCTCTTTTACTTTACGGAGTGttggcaccccgcaagggtccgTTCTGTCCCCCTTTCTATTTAATATCACCCTAATCCCCCTGGCCCGACAATTGGCAATCATACCCCATCTCAAACACAccctctatgccgacgacatcacgctgtggactacCCACGGCAGTGACGGTGGCATAGAGGACACTCTCCAATCTGCAGCCACCCTGACCCAAAATTATGCTGCCAGTATCGGTCTTTCTTGCTCACCAGAAAAATCCGAACTATTACTCATCAGACCTCGTAATCGCTGCTCCCCATGCTCCCCCATCACGATCGAGCTGGACGGACGCCCAGTGCCGGAGGTTGAAACCCTCCGAGTACTGGGACTCCATATCCAGAGTGATGGTAAAAACACCACCACCCTGAAGAAACTCAAGCAGATTGCAGGTGCGATTTCGCACCTCATTCGCCGGGTTTCAGCCcaccacagaggcatgaaggagcgCGACCTATGTCGCCTCAtccatgccttcgtcctcagccgtGTGCTTTACACAACCCCATATTTACACTTATCCCGACACGATACTAATGCCCTAGATGCATtaatacgcaaggcgtacaaagtaGCATTAAAACTACCCATTAATACACCCACAGACAGACTACTCGGCCTGGGCCTCCACAACACTATCGGGGAACTTGTAGAAACCCACCGACAGGCGCAATACATTCGCCTGACACGAACATCCACTGGGCGGCACATCCTGGACTCCCTCGGGATCCGGATACCGGCCAACGACCCTACACAACTCGCCACCCCACGCCACATCCACCGGGAGCTGCTTATTAAGCCGCTCCCGAGGAACATGCATCCACAACACCACGAGGCGCGCCGCCGAGCTCGAGCTAAGGCGCTCCATCGCTATTACGGCCCCGAACCGGACGCCGTATGGGTGGACGCCGCATGCATGGGAGAGCAAGCGGTTGCCGCCGTGGTGGACTCCTCCCTCTCCCCACTCATCACACtacccctccccccacacacttccccagaagctgcagaggaagctgCGATTGCCATTGCCATCACCCATACGGAAGCCCGGTACATAATAACAGATTCAAAAACAGCTATACTAAATTTTGCACGAGGCCGAGTCcatgttcctgctttttgcatactggACTCGCCCGTTGCACCTCCACCCCGCCATGTGGAGCTGATATGGGTGCCTGCGCACTCCGGGAAtcccggaaacgaggctgccaaccTTTTAGCCCGAGGTTCTATTAACCGGGCTCAGGTggcctccgatccgggattcacgaaggagcgcaTGCACTCTTTCAGCGATCTGACGCAGGCTTATAGAGCAGCACGTCAGATCTACCCCCCACCTCACCCATCCCTAGACAACAGGCATGCGACACTGTGGAGGCGACTCCAGACCCATACACTCCCCTCCCCTGTCACCCTATCCCATTACCATCCCTCTTTCCCCACGCCCGCCTGCGCCCTCTGTCCCGAACCGTTCGCATCCGCCATCCACATCCTCTCGCTTTGCCCGGCGgaccctcccccgcggggcctggagcacctgacatcgtgggaggactgggagaccgtGCTCCGCTCTGAGGACTCGGCAACGCAGACCATCGCGACCAGCCGGGCTGCCAGTGTTATGGACCTACGGAACATAAACACTTGA